In a single window of the Flavobacterium sp. W4I14 genome:
- a CDS encoding K+-transporting ATPase ATPase C chain (product_source=KO:K01548; cog=COG2156; ko=KO:K01548; pfam=PF02669; tigrfam=TIGR00681; transmembrane_helix_parts=Inside_1_12,TMhelix_13_30,Outside_31_186), protein MKKYIIQSIRLTLILLVLLCVVYPITVAFIGKMSNGNGGGEKITKNGKTVGYALLGQSFSKPQYFWGRPSAVAYNAAGSAGSNKGPSNPDYLKEVQSRINTLLKYNPGIKKSDIPADMVTASGSGLDPNISEQGAAIQIQRVAKARKIDEKKVKELVAMNTLKPFMGVFGPSSVNVLKLNLALDEL, encoded by the coding sequence ATGAAAAAGTATATCATTCAATCCATTCGCTTAACCCTAATACTATTGGTACTGTTATGCGTAGTATATCCAATCACTGTGGCCTTTATTGGCAAAATGTCTAATGGAAACGGTGGAGGAGAAAAAATCACCAAAAATGGTAAAACAGTTGGTTATGCCTTGTTGGGTCAATCGTTTAGCAAACCGCAATATTTCTGGGGAAGACCATCGGCAGTTGCATATAATGCAGCGGGCTCCGCAGGTTCTAACAAAGGGCCATCCAACCCCGATTATTTAAAAGAGGTGCAGTCACGTATCAATACCTTATTGAAATACAATCCGGGCATCAAAAAATCAGATATCCCTGCCGATATGGTTACTGCATCAGGAAGCGGGCTTGATCCAAATATTTCTGAGCAAGGTGCCGCCATTCAGATCCAGAGGGTTGCAAAAGCCAGGAAAATAGATGAGAAAAAAGTAAAAGAACTTGTTGCCATGAATACCCTTAAGCCGTTTATGGGTGTATTCGGCCCTTCATCAGTAAATGTGTTGAAGTTAAACCTTGCGCTTGATGAACTTTAA
- a CDS encoding NAD(P)-dependent dehydrogenase (short-subunit alcohol dehydrogenase family) (product_source=COG1028; cath_funfam=3.40.50.720; cog=COG1028; pfam=PF13561; smart=SM00033; superfamily=51735), producing the protein MKIKANEFTLKGKTVIILGGSSGLGFATAQAAAHDGAKVVIVSGNEKRINDALKSLPENCKGFAVDLSKEENIKQFFNSVEPFDHLVYTAGENLVLNTINETDLDDARQFFTLRYWGAFAAVKYAAKKIKAGGSINLTGGIASPRPSAGWGVAASICGAMEGFTRAMAVELAPVRINSVSPGVVKTNLWNSMSDEDRNNLYIGVGERLPVKRVGEAGDIAQAFLYTMKQQYGTGQVIVVDGGSVLV; encoded by the coding sequence ATGAAAATAAAAGCAAATGAATTTACACTGAAAGGAAAAACAGTGATCATACTAGGTGGAAGCTCAGGCCTAGGTTTTGCAACCGCACAGGCCGCAGCGCACGATGGTGCAAAAGTGGTAATTGTTTCTGGTAATGAAAAAAGGATTAATGACGCATTAAAATCCTTACCCGAAAACTGCAAAGGCTTTGCCGTAGATCTGAGTAAAGAAGAAAACATCAAACAGTTTTTTAATTCAGTCGAACCTTTCGATCACCTGGTATATACCGCAGGCGAAAATTTGGTATTGAATACGATTAATGAAACCGACCTGGATGATGCCCGTCAGTTTTTTACATTAAGGTATTGGGGTGCCTTTGCTGCAGTTAAATATGCAGCAAAGAAAATTAAGGCAGGCGGTTCTATTAATTTAACAGGAGGTATTGCCAGCCCAAGACCAAGTGCCGGCTGGGGCGTAGCGGCCAGTATTTGTGGCGCCATGGAAGGTTTTACCCGTGCAATGGCTGTAGAACTGGCACCTGTACGTATAAATTCGGTATCGCCAGGTGTGGTTAAAACCAATTTATGGAATAGTATGAGCGATGAGGATAGAAATAACCTCTATATTGGTGTAGGTGAACGTTTACCTGTAAAGCGCGTTGGAGAAGCCGGCGATATTGCGCAGGCATTTTTATATACCATGAAACAACAATACGGCACAGGGCAAGTAATTGTGGTAGATGGTGGTTCGGTTTTGGTGTAA
- a CDS encoding hypothetical protein (product_source=Hypo-rule applied) codes for MNGKTIIIGIAFEQGQIKARARNTKVTKKETLY; via the coding sequence ATGAATGGCAAGACTATAATAATCGGTATTGCTTTCGAACAGGGACAGATTAAAGCAAGAGCAAGAAATACAAAAGTAACCAAAAAAGAGACCTTGTATTAG
- a CDS encoding putative membrane protein YkgB (product_source=COG3059; cog=COG3059; transmembrane_helix_parts=Inside_1_20,TMhelix_21_43,Outside_44_57,TMhelix_58_80,Inside_81_86,TMhelix_87_109,Outside_110_123,TMhelix_124_146,Inside_147_208) — MFSISGKTEARIVAWKARNGINILRICLGIIFIWFGVLKFFPGISAAEEIAGRTILKLTFGLVKPSTSMPILAIWECIIGLGLITKAWLRLTLILLYMQMAGTFLPLTFFPHETFHHSVLVPTLLGQYIIKNFVLISGGILIGATLKSGKLINKPVLEEKTAKLEKRFGRIRHIIRLKTAYKLSHLFHIFKQYKGKLVFNLNLGKNSL; from the coding sequence ATGTTCAGTATCAGCGGAAAAACAGAAGCAAGAATTGTGGCCTGGAAGGCACGGAATGGCATCAATATTTTGCGTATCTGCCTTGGTATAATATTCATTTGGTTTGGCGTACTGAAATTTTTTCCCGGTATAAGTGCCGCAGAAGAAATTGCAGGTCGTACCATTCTTAAACTTACCTTTGGATTGGTAAAACCATCAACATCCATGCCCATACTTGCCATTTGGGAGTGTATTATCGGTTTGGGTTTAATTACCAAAGCATGGCTCAGACTCACCCTGATCTTATTGTATATGCAGATGGCTGGAACATTTCTTCCCCTAACCTTTTTTCCGCACGAAACCTTTCATCATTCTGTATTAGTGCCTACACTACTAGGTCAATATATCATCAAAAATTTTGTATTAATTTCTGGCGGAATTTTAATAGGTGCAACACTCAAGAGCGGAAAGCTAATAAACAAGCCAGTGCTGGAAGAAAAGACTGCAAAACTAGAAAAACGCTTCGGCAGGATCAGGCACATCATCAGATTGAAAACAGCTTACAAACTCAGCCATTTATTTCACATTTTTAAACAATATAAAGGGAAGCTTGTTTTTAATTTAAACCTAGGGAAAAACAGTTTATAA
- a CDS encoding CRP-like cAMP-binding protein (product_source=COG0664; cath_funfam=2.60.120.10; cog=COG0664; ko=KO:K21562; pfam=PF00027; smart=SM00100; superfamily=46785,51206) — protein MPNKLISYLKLYHQISAAEEQYIMEAFNPKMFKEGEALSQPGSISKELFFIVDGVLRIVIRNEKGNEVTHYFLKENQFCTILNSFHKQIPAEECIQAACNCEVLSINRTVLLKLYEQVPYLKTLIDQITQQALIDKINIRNAYLGQDSANRYRLFVVRQADIALRVSLTDVASYLGITPQSLSRIRRQINS, from the coding sequence ATGCCGAACAAACTTATAAGCTATCTGAAACTGTACCATCAAATTTCGGCAGCAGAAGAACAGTATATCATGGAAGCCTTTAATCCCAAAATGTTTAAGGAAGGAGAAGCGCTCTCCCAGCCAGGCAGTATTAGCAAAGAACTTTTTTTTATAGTTGATGGCGTACTCCGGATCGTTATCCGAAATGAAAAGGGAAATGAAGTGACCCATTATTTTTTAAAGGAAAACCAGTTTTGTACGATATTAAATAGTTTCCATAAACAGATACCCGCAGAAGAGTGTATACAAGCAGCCTGCAATTGTGAGGTTTTAAGCATTAACAGAACAGTACTTTTGAAACTTTACGAACAGGTACCATATCTTAAAACACTTATTGATCAGATTACACAACAAGCTTTAATAGACAAGATCAATATCCGAAATGCCTATTTAGGGCAGGATTCTGCCAATAGATACCGGTTGTTTGTTGTCCGTCAGGCCGACATTGCCCTGCGCGTATCATTAACAGACGTAGCTTCCTATTTAGGCATCACGCCACAATCTTTATCCAGGATCAGAAGGCAAATCAATAGCTAG
- a CDS encoding hypothetical protein (product_source=Hypo-rule applied; cath_funfam=1.10.285.10; superfamily=56925; transmembrane_helix_parts=Inside_1_20,TMhelix_21_40,Outside_41_364), whose product MDTTSTKIKNSLATSINFKKSSGVKALGLVILLSIGLNGFAQESKKGKVNVGFVYPVSTNGTHATLDTNVFSLNALVGVSAAEKGLSFAGLSNIVRKNASGTQFAGFSNHIGGKASGAQFAGFINTYGGGNGAAIAGFANISKENSGAQVAGFMNWTSKNVSAVQVAGFMNKAADVKGSQIAGFINVAKKVKGVQLAGFINVADSSDYPIGIINIVKNGEKSIALTTNQNLTTMATFRSGGRVLYGIIGAGYNFKNKDEVYAFEAGLGAHFFQLEHFRLNAELTSGSLQNFKRGNYFKSTFQLLPSLRIGQNLEIFAGPSFNFVSTNTEEGKNLQKHYVKSWDRKDNTLHALFLGYTGGLAISF is encoded by the coding sequence ATGGACACAACTTCGACAAAAATTAAAAACAGCCTTGCTACAAGCATTAACTTTAAAAAATCATCTGGTGTTAAAGCATTGGGTTTAGTGATATTATTAAGCATTGGATTAAATGGTTTTGCACAAGAAAGCAAAAAAGGTAAAGTAAATGTAGGCTTTGTATACCCGGTAAGCACAAACGGGACGCATGCAACACTAGATACAAATGTATTTTCTTTAAATGCTTTGGTTGGTGTTTCGGCAGCAGAAAAAGGGCTCTCATTCGCAGGCCTTTCCAATATCGTGCGTAAAAATGCAAGCGGTACACAGTTTGCAGGTTTTTCTAACCACATTGGTGGCAAAGCAAGTGGGGCACAGTTTGCAGGTTTCATTAATACTTATGGGGGAGGGAATGGAGCCGCAATTGCAGGTTTCGCCAATATCTCAAAGGAAAACAGTGGTGCGCAGGTAGCTGGTTTTATGAACTGGACTTCTAAAAATGTTTCTGCCGTGCAGGTTGCAGGTTTTATGAATAAAGCCGCCGATGTAAAAGGATCGCAAATTGCAGGTTTTATCAATGTGGCAAAGAAAGTGAAAGGCGTTCAGCTTGCAGGTTTTATTAACGTGGCCGATAGCAGCGATTATCCGATCGGGATTATCAATATTGTTAAAAACGGGGAGAAAAGCATCGCTTTAACCACCAACCAGAATTTAACTACCATGGCTACATTCAGATCGGGGGGGAGAGTATTATATGGTATTATCGGCGCTGGTTATAACTTTAAAAATAAAGATGAAGTTTATGCTTTCGAAGCTGGTTTAGGAGCTCACTTTTTTCAATTGGAACACTTTAGGCTAAATGCAGAACTTACCTCGGGTTCATTACAAAACTTTAAACGGGGCAATTATTTCAAATCTACCTTTCAGTTACTGCCATCACTTAGGATAGGCCAAAATTTAGAAATTTTTGCTGGGCCATCGTTCAATTTTGTATCAACAAATACCGAAGAGGGAAAAAACCTGCAGAAACACTATGTGAAAAGCTGGGATAGAAAAGACAATACCTTACATGCCCTGTTTTTAGGTTATACAGGTGGTTTGGCAATTAGTTTTTAA
- a CDS encoding hypothetical protein (product_source=Hypo-rule applied; superfamily=160800; transmembrane_helix_parts=Outside_1_19,TMhelix_20_42,Inside_43_75) — MGFPNTNGGNFFLVGNINDGFNILPAFAILTASGFGMVKFLNDNNLWMAEDDIVVILNEVKNPKALRSKSFNDYM, encoded by the coding sequence ATGGGGTTTCCCAATACAAATGGTGGTAATTTCTTTCTCGTTGGCAATATCAATGATGGTTTTAACATTTTGCCAGCATTTGCTATTCTTACTGCCTCCGGTTTTGGTATGGTCAAGTTCCTTAACGATAACAATCTATGGATGGCGGAAGATGATATTGTTGTCATTCTTAACGAAGTGAAGAACCCGAAGGCTCTGCGAAGCAAATCTTTTAATGATTATATGTGA
- a CDS encoding putative membrane protein (product_source=COG3759; cath_funfam=1.20.58.110; cog=COG3759; superfamily=46992; transmembrane_helix_parts=Inside_1_90,TMhelix_91_110,Outside_111_120) — MEKKDTKTQLINEITTTGLQTAAKKLGASASKAQIRKGVSKNISLIDKLLRIVLIKSKDSSKRVQSDIEFVGLGIIAAHTFYRGFKKKKRLLIFEGVFLTAALGGVLLATQFKALKRQIA, encoded by the coding sequence ATGGAAAAAAAAGATACCAAAACACAATTGATTAACGAGATCACCACTACAGGATTACAAACTGCGGCTAAGAAATTGGGCGCTTCGGCAAGTAAGGCACAGATTAGAAAAGGTGTTTCTAAAAACATCAGTTTAATTGATAAATTATTACGCATTGTGCTGATTAAAAGTAAAGATTCATCGAAAAGGGTACAAAGCGATATAGAGTTTGTTGGCCTGGGGATTATTGCAGCACATACCTTTTACCGCGGCTTTAAAAAGAAAAAACGATTGTTGATTTTTGAAGGTGTTTTTCTCACCGCTGCCCTTGGAGGTGTATTATTGGCCACGCAATTTAAAGCCTTAAAACGACAAATTGCATGA
- a CDS encoding two-component system sensor histidine kinase KdpD (product_source=KO:K07646; cath_funfam=3.40.50.300,3.40.50.620; cog=COG2205; ko=KO:K07646; pfam=PF02702; superfamily=52402,52540), with the protein MIMEEEQKEESVRHFLDLVKKSRRGKLKIYIGMSAGVGKTYRMLQESHALLRNGVDICIGYVETHKRAETEALVAGLPIIPRRKIFYRGKEIEEMDLKGIMNRHPEIVIVDELAHTNAEGSKNTKRWQDVFDLLEAGISVISAVNIQHLESINEEIEQITGIVVTERIPDKILEIADEIVNIDLTADELVTRLREGKIYDQSKIERALGNFFQSDKILQLRELALKEVVHQVERKIQTEIPKSIKLRPERFLACISSNAETAGVVIRKTARLASYYRSPWIVLYVQSDSESMERIKLDKQRHLINHFKLATELGAEVIKVKSNVITKTIIDIANEKEITTICIGKPHLNIFQVILRTAVFNGLLKNLAMKDIDMVILS; encoded by the coding sequence ATGATCATGGAAGAAGAACAAAAAGAAGAATCAGTCAGGCACTTTTTGGATCTGGTTAAAAAATCCAGGCGCGGAAAGCTCAAGATCTATATCGGCATGAGTGCCGGTGTGGGCAAAACTTACCGGATGCTCCAGGAATCTCATGCCTTGCTGCGGAATGGAGTAGACATTTGTATCGGCTATGTTGAAACCCACAAGAGAGCAGAAACAGAAGCCCTTGTTGCAGGCCTTCCCATTATTCCGCGAAGGAAAATTTTCTATCGTGGCAAAGAAATCGAAGAGATGGACCTGAAAGGAATTATGAACCGCCATCCTGAGATTGTTATTGTAGATGAACTTGCCCATACCAATGCCGAGGGCAGTAAGAATACCAAACGCTGGCAAGATGTTTTCGACCTGCTCGAAGCAGGGATCAGCGTGATCTCGGCTGTTAATATCCAGCACCTGGAAAGCATTAATGAGGAAATTGAGCAGATTACCGGGATAGTGGTTACCGAACGTATTCCAGATAAGATATTGGAAATTGCCGATGAGATCGTAAACATCGACCTTACCGCCGACGAATTGGTTACCCGCCTTAGAGAAGGTAAAATTTACGATCAATCAAAAATTGAAAGGGCGCTAGGCAATTTTTTTCAGTCCGATAAAATTCTTCAGCTGCGCGAACTGGCCTTAAAAGAGGTGGTGCACCAGGTAGAACGGAAAATCCAAACCGAAATTCCAAAATCAATCAAGCTTCGGCCTGAACGTTTTTTAGCCTGTATTTCTTCTAATGCCGAAACCGCAGGGGTAGTAATCAGGAAAACCGCAAGACTGGCCTCCTATTACCGATCGCCATGGATTGTACTCTATGTGCAGAGTGATAGTGAAAGTATGGAACGTATTAAGCTCGATAAGCAACGCCATCTGATTAACCATTTTAAACTGGCTACCGAGCTTGGGGCCGAAGTGATTAAGGTAAAGAGTAATGTGATAACCAAAACCATCATCGATATTGCCAACGAGAAAGAAATTACCACCATTTGTATTGGGAAACCCCATCTTAATATTTTTCAGGTTATTCTGCGTACGGCAGTTTTTAATGGTTTACTGAAGAATCTGGCGATGAAGGATATTGATATGGTGATTCTTTCTTAA
- a CDS encoding hypothetical protein (product_source=Hypo-rule applied; cleavage_site_network=SignalP-noTM; pfam=PF07642; superfamily=56935), which produces MKKLLLLAAVLTTTIFAKAQDEPKIKITGYLEAYYGYDFNKPADHNRPGFIYSHNRANEVNLNLGFIKAAYDSGNIRANLAVMAGTYANANLAAEPGVLKNIFEANAGVKLSKSENLWIDAGIFSSHIGFEGAVSKDCWVLTRNISSENTPYYESGAKITYGTQDGKFTATALYLNGWQRISRQNGNNKPAGGLQLSWKPTVKITVNYSNYLGTEGADSVRVNRFYHNVYGIFQLTDKFGVTVGFDYGTQQKAKGSDDKNEVISPVAILQYKFAPKWAVAGRFEYYEDKNGIFIATGTPEGFKTKGYSLNLDYSPIANAVIRLEGKAYDSKDKIFTRESAAVNANAALTASISVSF; this is translated from the coding sequence ATGAAAAAATTATTATTACTTGCTGCTGTACTTACCACTACAATTTTTGCAAAAGCACAGGATGAACCTAAAATTAAAATAACGGGCTATCTTGAGGCCTATTATGGATACGATTTTAACAAACCAGCCGATCATAACCGCCCCGGCTTTATTTATTCACATAACCGTGCAAACGAAGTTAACCTGAACCTTGGATTTATTAAAGCGGCATATGATAGCGGGAATATCCGCGCAAACTTAGCGGTAATGGCCGGAACTTATGCCAATGCAAACCTTGCTGCCGAACCTGGGGTATTAAAAAATATTTTCGAGGCCAATGCAGGCGTAAAATTATCGAAATCGGAAAACCTTTGGATCGATGCCGGGATATTTTCTTCACATATTGGTTTTGAAGGTGCAGTTTCGAAAGACTGTTGGGTACTCACCAGGAATATTTCCTCAGAGAATACCCCTTATTACGAGTCGGGTGCGAAAATTACCTATGGTACCCAAGATGGCAAGTTTACGGCAACGGCACTTTACCTAAACGGATGGCAACGCATTAGCCGCCAGAATGGAAACAACAAACCCGCTGGTGGACTTCAATTAAGTTGGAAACCAACAGTTAAGATTACGGTAAACTATAGCAATTATCTTGGAACGGAAGGGGCCGATTCGGTTAGGGTAAATAGGTTTTACCACAACGTTTATGGCATCTTTCAGCTTACCGATAAATTTGGTGTAACTGTTGGTTTTGACTATGGAACGCAGCAGAAAGCAAAAGGCAGCGATGATAAAAACGAGGTGATCTCACCAGTGGCAATACTTCAATATAAATTTGCACCAAAATGGGCTGTTGCCGGAAGATTCGAATATTATGAAGATAAAAACGGGATTTTTATTGCAACCGGAACACCAGAAGGTTTTAAAACCAAGGGTTACTCGTTAAATCTTGATTATTCGCCCATTGCAAATGCAGTAATCAGATTGGAGGGAAAAGCCTATGATAGTAAAGACAAAATATTTACAAGGGAAAGCGCTGCGGTAAATGCGAATGCAGCCCTTACAGCGAGTATATCGGTTTCATTTTAA
- a CDS encoding NAD(P)-dependent dehydrogenase (short-subunit alcohol dehydrogenase family) (product_source=COG1028; cath_funfam=3.40.50.720; cog=COG1028; pfam=PF00106; superfamily=51735), protein MDLQLKHKTAFISGSTAGIGFAIAESLLKEGVKVIINGRSQSSVDDAVKSLQGIAGKEFISGIAADFSKADEVNNLIDKLPEIDILINNAGIFEPKAFEEISDDDWFRFFEVNVMSGIRLSRQLFPKMLKKNWGRIIFISSESAVFIPDEMIHYGMTKTAQLAVSRGLAELTQGTGVTVNSILPGPTKSKGVGVFIEDLAKNGNITIAEVEADFFKNMRPTSLLQRFLDVSEIANAVTFYVSPLASGTNGAAIRVEGGLVRSIL, encoded by the coding sequence ATGGATTTACAATTAAAGCATAAAACGGCTTTTATAAGTGGCTCTACCGCTGGGATCGGATTTGCAATTGCCGAAAGTTTATTAAAAGAAGGTGTAAAAGTAATTATCAATGGCCGATCGCAAAGCAGTGTAGATGACGCAGTAAAATCGTTGCAAGGTATTGCCGGGAAAGAATTTATTTCAGGAATAGCTGCTGATTTTTCGAAGGCCGATGAAGTAAATAACCTGATCGATAAACTTCCGGAGATAGATATCCTGATCAACAACGCAGGCATTTTTGAACCTAAAGCTTTTGAAGAGATCAGTGATGACGATTGGTTTAGGTTTTTCGAAGTCAACGTAATGAGTGGAATCAGGTTATCTCGGCAGCTATTTCCCAAGATGTTAAAGAAAAATTGGGGCAGGATTATTTTTATCTCCAGCGAATCGGCTGTGTTTATCCCTGATGAAATGATCCACTATGGCATGACTAAAACTGCACAGCTGGCGGTTAGCCGTGGTTTGGCAGAATTAACTCAAGGTACCGGGGTAACTGTCAATTCAATTTTGCCAGGCCCTACCAAATCAAAAGGAGTAGGTGTTTTTATTGAAGATTTAGCCAAAAATGGAAACATCACTATTGCTGAGGTAGAAGCCGATTTCTTTAAGAACATGCGGCCCACTTCATTACTGCAACGCTTTCTTGATGTGAGTGAAATTGCAAATGCTGTTACTTTTTATGTAAGTCCATTAGCCTCCGGAACCAATGGGGCTGCCATTAGGGTAGAAGGCGGTTTAGTGAGATCGATATTGTAG